Proteins encoded in a region of the Zea mays cultivar B73 chromosome 2, Zm-B73-REFERENCE-NAM-5.0, whole genome shotgun sequence genome:
- the LOC100283670 gene encoding dof zinc finger protein, translating into MDAAHWQQGLGLVKPMEEMLMAANAGAANPSQSSNPNPPAPAPSLAPGGLLGGGAPAPLAGAGSTERRARPQKEKALNCPRCNSTNTKFCYYNNYSLQQPRYFCKTCRRYWTEGGSLRNVPVGGGSRKNKRSSSSASASASTSGSVTSSSMASTAGAGSKNPKLAHEGAHDLNLAFPHHGGLHAPEFAAFPSLESSNVCNPGGGMTSNGRGGGAGPAVGALSAMELLRSSGCYMPLQMPMPMAMPGDYTAAGFALGEYRTPPPPPSQSVLGFSLDAHGPGSGATAAGYGSSAGLQGVPENAGRLLFPFEDLKPPVGSEGGGGATGGASDGNSSHTQFDHNNKEQGGGGTGAGHDTPGFWSGMIGGSGASW; encoded by the exons ATGGATGCAGCCCACTGGCAGCAG GGCCTAGGGCTGGTGAAGCCCATGGAGGAGATGCTGATGGCGGCCAACGCGGGCGCCGCAAATCCGAGCCAAAGCTCGAATCCGAacccgccggcgccggcgccgtcgttgGCACCTGGGGGGCTCCTGGGCGGTGGCGCGCCGGCGCCCCTGGCGGGCGCGGGTAGTACCGAGCGGCGCGCGCGGCCGCAGAAGGAGAAGGCGCTCAACTGCCCGCGGTGCAACTCCACCAACACCAAATTCTGCTACTACAACAACTACAGCCTCCAGCAGCCACGCTACTTCTGCAAGACGTGCCGCCGCTACTGGACGGAGGGCGGATCCCTCCGCAACGTCCCCGTGGGCGGCGGCTCCCGCAAGAACAAGCGCTCCTCATCGTCGGCGTCGGCGTctgcctccacctccggctcggtcaCGAGCTCGTCCATGGCCAGCACGGCGGGGGCCGGGTCCAAGAACCCGAAGCTGGCGCACGAGGGCGCCCACGACCTCAACCTGGCGTTCCCGCACCACGGTGGCCTGCACGCCCCCGAGTTCGCGGCGTTCCCGAGTCTGGAGAGCAGCAACGTGTGCAACCCGGGCGGCGGGATGACGAGCAACGGtcggggcggcggcgcggggccCGCGGTCGGCGCGCTCTCGGCAATGGAGCTGTTGCGGAGCTCCGGCTGCTACATGCCGCTGCAGATGCCGATGCCGATGGCGATGCCAGGAGATTACACGGCGGCAGGGTTCGCGCTCGGAGAGTACCGCACGCCGCCGCCTCCACCGTCACAGAGCGTGCTCGGGTTCTCTCTCGACGCGCACGGGCCGGGGTCCGGTGCTACCGCGGCGGGGTACGGTTCCAGCGCGGGGTTGCAGGGCGTGCCGGAGAACGCGGGCAGGTTATTGTTCCCCTTCGAAGACTTGAAGCCGCCGGTTGGCTCTGAAGGTGGGGGTGGTGCAACCGGTGGCGCCAGCGATGGAAATAGCAGCCATACTCAGTTTGACCACAACAACAAGGAGCAAGGCGGCGGCGGCACGGGTGCCGGGCACGACACGCCGGGGTTCTGGAGCGGCATGATCGGCGGCAGTGGCGCTTCTTGGTAA
- the LOC100283670 gene encoding dof zinc finger protein isoform X1, producing the protein MVMCSRSNSGSSSTTETHNPTRAQAAKGLGLVKPMEEMLMAANAGAANPSQSSNPNPPAPAPSLAPGGLLGGGAPAPLAGAGSTERRARPQKEKALNCPRCNSTNTKFCYYNNYSLQQPRYFCKTCRRYWTEGGSLRNVPVGGGSRKNKRSSSSASASASTSGSVTSSSMASTAGAGSKNPKLAHEGAHDLNLAFPHHGGLHAPEFAAFPSLESSNVCNPGGGMTSNGRGGGAGPAVGALSAMELLRSSGCYMPLQMPMPMAMPGDYTAAGFALGEYRTPPPPPSQSVLGFSLDAHGPGSGATAAGYGSSAGLQGVPENAGRLLFPFEDLKPPVGSEGGGGATGGASDGNSSHTQFDHNNKEQGGGGTGAGHDTPGFWSGMIGGSGASW; encoded by the exons ATGGTGATGTGTAGCAGAAGCAACAGCGGCAGCAGTAGTACTACTGAAACACACAACCCTACAAGAGCACAAGCAGCAAAG GGCCTAGGGCTGGTGAAGCCCATGGAGGAGATGCTGATGGCGGCCAACGCGGGCGCCGCAAATCCGAGCCAAAGCTCGAATCCGAacccgccggcgccggcgccgtcgttgGCACCTGGGGGGCTCCTGGGCGGTGGCGCGCCGGCGCCCCTGGCGGGCGCGGGTAGTACCGAGCGGCGCGCGCGGCCGCAGAAGGAGAAGGCGCTCAACTGCCCGCGGTGCAACTCCACCAACACCAAATTCTGCTACTACAACAACTACAGCCTCCAGCAGCCACGCTACTTCTGCAAGACGTGCCGCCGCTACTGGACGGAGGGCGGATCCCTCCGCAACGTCCCCGTGGGCGGCGGCTCCCGCAAGAACAAGCGCTCCTCATCGTCGGCGTCGGCGTctgcctccacctccggctcggtcaCGAGCTCGTCCATGGCCAGCACGGCGGGGGCCGGGTCCAAGAACCCGAAGCTGGCGCACGAGGGCGCCCACGACCTCAACCTGGCGTTCCCGCACCACGGTGGCCTGCACGCCCCCGAGTTCGCGGCGTTCCCGAGTCTGGAGAGCAGCAACGTGTGCAACCCGGGCGGCGGGATGACGAGCAACGGtcggggcggcggcgcggggccCGCGGTCGGCGCGCTCTCGGCAATGGAGCTGTTGCGGAGCTCCGGCTGCTACATGCCGCTGCAGATGCCGATGCCGATGGCGATGCCAGGAGATTACACGGCGGCAGGGTTCGCGCTCGGAGAGTACCGCACGCCGCCGCCTCCACCGTCACAGAGCGTGCTCGGGTTCTCTCTCGACGCGCACGGGCCGGGGTCCGGTGCTACCGCGGCGGGGTACGGTTCCAGCGCGGGGTTGCAGGGCGTGCCGGAGAACGCGGGCAGGTTATTGTTCCCCTTCGAAGACTTGAAGCCGCCGGTTGGCTCTGAAGGTGGGGGTGGTGCAACCGGTGGCGCCAGCGATGGAAATAGCAGCCATACTCAGTTTGACCACAACAACAAGGAGCAAGGCGGCGGCGGCACGGGTGCCGGGCACGACACGCCGGGGTTCTGGAGCGGCATGATCGGCGGCAGTGGCGCTTCTTGGTAA